The genomic region CGACGAGGTCCGATAGCAGATATCGCACACGCGACCCCATTCCTCGCTCATTTGATTGCAAATCTGGTTGGCACCGCCCTTGCCTATAGCTGGTGCGGTTACGAACCTGCGTGCTCGGCAGTTGGGCCGGGCCCTGGGACGTCCCCAGTGAGTGAGGTCGACGTGCTGTTCCGCAAGCAGAAGCCAGTCGTCGGACTGGACATCGGATCGAGCGCCATCAAGGCTGTCGAACTGAAAGCCTCCGGCAAGGGCTGGAAGGTGGTCGCGTTCGGCATCGAGCCGCTCCCGTCCGACGCCATCGTCGACGGGGCCATCATCGACGGGACCGCCGTGGCCGAGGCCATTCGGCGTCTCTTCGAGCGGCTCGGCATCAAGAACCGCGACGTGGCCGCCTCGCTGTCGGGCAACGCCGTGATCGTCAAGAAGATCACGCTGCCGGCCATGACCGACTCCGAACTGGCGACGTCGATCACCTGGGAAGCCGAACAATACATCCCGTTCGACATCCAGGACGTCAACCTCGACTACCAGATCCTGACGCGGCCGCCCAAGGGCGCCGCCGCGGGGGCCACGATGGACGTGCTCCTGGTGGCGGCCAAGAAGGAGACGATCGCCGACTACACGGGCGTCATCGCCCAGGCCGGCCGCGTGCCCGCCATCGTCGACGTCGACGCCTTCGCGCTCCAGAACGCCTACGAAGCCAACTACGGGGCCCGCGATGCCATCGTCGCGCTCCTGAACATCGGGGCGAGCGCCATCAACATCAACATCGTGCGCGGCGACCAGTCGCTGTTCACGCGCGACGTGCCGATCGGCGGCAACGCCTATACCGAGGCCCTCCAGAAGGACTTCCAGATCGCGCAGGAGAGCGCCGATCTGCTCAAGCGCGGCTATCCGGCCGACGGCCTCGACCCCACGCAGACGGGGCCGAGCCTCCAGATGGTCACCGAGGCCGTGCTCCTCGAAGTGCAGAAGACGCTCGACTTCTTCCGCGGCACCACCGGTGCGGATCACATCGACCTGCTGCTCGTCACGGGCGGCGGATCGCAGGTGAGTGGCCTGGTGGAGGCCCTCCACGACCGCCTCGGCTATCCCGTCGAAGTGCTCGACCCGTTCAAGACCGTCAGCTTCGACGCCGCGAAGTTCGGCGTGCCGGTGCTGACCGAAGCCGCCGCGGCGTCGACCGTCGCCGTCGGACTGGCCCTGCGCCGGATGGGGGACCGATGATTCGCGTCAACCTGCTCGCCTCCGAACAGCACGTCGCGAAAGCGCCGGCGTTCTCGGGGCTGAGCGCCAACAAGATCCACATCCTCGGCGCCCTCATCGTGCTCGCGGGCGCCGCGGCCACGGGCTACCGGCACTTCGATCTGCAGGCGCAGCAGCGTAACGCGGACCTCCAGCTCGAACAGGCGAGGGCCGAGGAGACGCGCCTCAAGTCCGTCAAGGAGGAGCGCGCCAAGCTCGAGGCGCAGGAAGCCCTGCTGCAGCAGCGCGTCGCACTCATCGAGCAGCTCCGCAAAGGGCAGCGCTCGCCGGTGCTCCTGCTCGACCAGGTCAGCCGCCAGTTGCCCGAGCGCCTGTGGCTCACGCAGATGCAGCAGGCCGGCGCCGACGTGACTCTCGAGGGACGCACGACCACGCTCACGGCGTTGTCGGACCTCATCGGCAACCTCGAGAACTCCGGGGCGTTCAACCGTCCTGTGGAAATCATCAACACCGAAGTCGAGAACGGGCGCGGGGAAGGCGACCTGATGAAGTTCACCGTCAAGGCTGCCTTCCCGATGGGCGCCATCGAGACGCCTGAGCCTGCCCCCGCCGCCCCTGCGGCGCGCGCGGCCCGTCGCTGAGGACCATGGCCATGGATCTCGGACTCAAGAAGCTGCCCTTGTGGGGCCAGGTGGCCCTGTACGTGGTGCTCGCGGCCGGTCTCTTCGGCGCGCACTACTACGTCTACGGCACGGACATGGCTGCCGCGGTGGCCAGGACACAAGCCGACGCTCAGAAGATCGAGGTGGAGAACGCGCGCGCGCGCATCGACGAGAAGCGACTGCCCGAGCTGCGGGCGGGCATCGCGGAGCAGACCGCGCGTCTCACGGCCCTGCGCAACGTGCTGCCCGAGCAGAAGGACGTGGGCGACCTGCTGCGCCGCATCCAGACGCTCGCCACGCAGTCGAGCCTCACCATCCGGGGCTTCAAGCCGCAGGCGGTGGCGCAGAAGGCGCAGCACGCCGAATGGCCGATCTCGCTGCAGCTCGAAGGCACGTACCACGACCTCGGCGCGTTCTTCGACAAGGTCAGCCGGATGCCGCGCATCATCAACATCTCGGGCATCCAGATCAAGGCGCACACCGCCAACGACCCTACGCCGGCCACCGTCGACGCGCAGTGCACCGTCACCACGTTCGTCCTCCAGGAGGCGCCCGCCGCGCCTGCCGCAGCCGGAAACAAGCGTCCCGGTGCCGCCGGTGCCCGTCCGCCGACGGCCGCTCGCTGAGGTGTCCGCCATGTCCATCACTCCCATCCGCCTCGTCCTGCTGGCGCTGGCCGTCGTCCTGCCGGTCACGGCGCCCGCCGCGACCAACGACAACGGCACCACACCCGCCACGCCACCGGGGGCGCGTGCGGCGGCAGCGGCGGCTGCCGCGCAGGCCGCCGTCGTGCCGGAAGACCGCGTCGGGTACGACCCGGCCGGACGCCGCGATCCGTTCGTGAGCCTGCTCTCGCGGGGTGACGCGCGTCTGCCGGCGGGCGACCGCACCGCGGGCACCAAAGGGCTGCTCATCAACGAGTTGGCCGTCCGCGGCGTGTTGCGCAGCGGCGGCGCGTTGCTTGCGATCGTCCAGGCGC from Acidobacteriota bacterium harbors:
- a CDS encoding PilN domain-containing protein codes for the protein MIRVNLLASEQHVAKAPAFSGLSANKIHILGALIVLAGAAATGYRHFDLQAQQRNADLQLEQARAEETRLKSVKEERAKLEAQEALLQQRVALIEQLRKGQRSPVLLLDQVSRQLPERLWLTQMQQAGADVTLEGRTTTLTALSDLIGNLENSGAFNRPVEIINTEVENGRGEGDLMKFTVKAAFPMGAIETPEPAPAAPAARAARR
- the pilM gene encoding type IV pilus assembly protein PilM, translated to MSEVDVLFRKQKPVVGLDIGSSAIKAVELKASGKGWKVVAFGIEPLPSDAIVDGAIIDGTAVAEAIRRLFERLGIKNRDVAASLSGNAVIVKKITLPAMTDSELATSITWEAEQYIPFDIQDVNLDYQILTRPPKGAAAGATMDVLLVAAKKETIADYTGVIAQAGRVPAIVDVDAFALQNAYEANYGARDAIVALLNIGASAININIVRGDQSLFTRDVPIGGNAYTEALQKDFQIAQESADLLKRGYPADGLDPTQTGPSLQMVTEAVLLEVQKTLDFFRGTTGADHIDLLLVTGGGSQVSGLVEALHDRLGYPVEVLDPFKTVSFDAAKFGVPVLTEAAAASTVAVGLALRRMGDR
- the pilO gene encoding type 4a pilus biogenesis protein PilO, coding for MDLGLKKLPLWGQVALYVVLAAGLFGAHYYVYGTDMAAAVARTQADAQKIEVENARARIDEKRLPELRAGIAEQTARLTALRNVLPEQKDVGDLLRRIQTLATQSSLTIRGFKPQAVAQKAQHAEWPISLQLEGTYHDLGAFFDKVSRMPRIINISGIQIKAHTANDPTPATVDAQCTVTTFVLQEAPAAPAAAGNKRPGAAGARPPTAAR